CTTTGCTGTGATTATACAAGATTAACAAGTTTCTATTTATAAATCTAGGAGAGTTGGTAACAACGAGTCATTTCCTTAGCTTACCACAGCCATTTCCTGACAGTAAACTTTGGCCCAAGCATTTCACTTCAAAAAGTGTATATATTATTTGCAGCCTGCAGTGCTGAAATGCTGTACAGGTATTAACTTTTTGAAAGTTTTAGCATCAAGGTTTGCATTAGTTACAATAGTTTTAATCGGAACAGTGTGCTGTATTGGTTTGTTTCTTGGTGCAAGATAACACAAGTTATAATTCAGACCTTATTGTAATCCTTTTATACTGGCTCACTCAATGACAGGACATTTGTAGCTCAATCAAAACACGAACCCTATTGCCCTGATATtgtacatctgtctgtctgtctgtctgtctgtctgtctgtctgtctgtctgtctgtctacactGTGCATCGTTAACACAGTAAACTGGATTGAATTTTTATAAAACTTCTTAAAAATTTTACACTCCGAGCCTCCTACAGacttttcacattgaatttggatATAACCTGATAAACTGTCAATTTTTATATCAATTGAATTGGTAATTGTTTCGGGGTGCAGTAGacactagatatatatatatatatatatatatatatatatatatatatatatatatatatatatatatatatatatagatatgaagaAGATCATCCGAAAACACAAGCAGTCACAGTGCACTTTGGTCTtctaattaaagctacagtaccacattagctGCGCAATACACAACAGAGTACCAGAATTTCTGCTGTAcagtattcagaataaaataatgcATCAAATAGCAGCCTAAATATTCTATAGttgtttaattttaacaaataataatatctagAGGTTTGAGAGAGAGATCAAAATCCAGCAGCATTGGTTTGAATTACTAAGATTTTGAACAGTCTCATAAAGACACTTTAAAATGGCCTGGGATCTGATCTATTTATGTGAAAAACTAAAATGGACACTTTTGTCTGAAACTGATCTATAAAACTGTGATTATGACTTTACCTTTCCTTTTGGTACCTCTTCATAACATCATTAACATGTTGCCCATTATCACAGCCTCCTTAAATTGTTGTGTTGAAAtcctttttgttcttttcttgcTTTTTCTTATTAGGGATATGCAAGTAAAGAGCAAAAGGCTCTTCAGCACAAAGATCATTAAAGCCTTGTATATCATTTAATGACAAGTCTGTGTATTAGCTGGTCCTGCAGTAAACAAGGTGTAAACTTTATATTACTGCTCTTGAAAAAATAAGTTATCTTCAAAGAAAAATTGTTTCTTTCTTAATTGGAACATAACAGAAATCATCGTCCTTGGAGGAAATTCTCTTCAGTATAAATGCCATTATATTTGCGGGTTTTATACTACAGCACCTACCTGCAGTGTTAAGGTAACAGAAAATTATGTACTTTATAAATTGTGACATATTACAAGCTTCATCTGGGGCTAATGTAAACTCCAGCTAGCATAATGTATAGTCTGGTAAGTAGATCATATTTTACTGGTAACAGGAACTTCACTTTTGCGGGATAAATATTAAAAGTTAGGCAACACTGCTCCCATGTGGACTGTTTCATTACTGTTCTCTGATCGTAAAAGTTTGCAAAAGGGACTGAAAACAAACGTGGCCCTTGAAAAAGTGGACAATGCAAAATctttaaatgtactgtgtttGCAGTCAACACAAATCCACATTAATTAATATACCAGTGAGATATTCAAATTTCATAAAGtgcccttttcaaaatgtgctGCCAAATAGATCACTAGTTTGCCTTAGACattactgggattttttttttttttttttttgcttttgtcacATTTTGTGTGCAAGTTGGTAAAAGAAaactatcaattattcaatcttttaaatatgaagctatgctttgtgtgtgtgtgtgtgtgtgtgtatatatatatatatagagagagagagagagagagagagagagagagagagagagagagagagagagagagagagagagagagagagagagagagaagggggggttACATATCTGTATGGTTTTATTGCATAAGAAAAGTTTTGGGAACAAGAGAAAGCCATTCATTTGGCcaatcaaggcttgtcccttgttagcacaccagtCTCCCCTATATGTTGGATCCTCAAATCAGGCCCTCTCTTTCTTCTAGGCTGGTGAGATTATTAATGATCAAGAAATTCAAGAAAACACCCATGTATTAGCATGGGCCACTTTTACATGTTAACTGGGTTAATCATTTCATGTTATAAAGTAAACAtgcaaaaaagattttttttttctataaaccaATAATGAATATCACTAATAAGGACATGTTCTGTTATTCACACTTTGAAAATCAGTTGAAATATAAAAAGTTCCATTTCATTTAACTGggttttatttgttcatgttgTAACACATCTTGATACATCATTGCTTTAACATACTTGTTTTTATTCATGCAAAGCCATGCATGTTATTTAGTAATaccattaaaacaaacttttttttaagaaatatatttattgagaACAATAgctgttgaaaaaaactaaaatacacaaTTTGTAAAGTTTACAGTGTCGAGATGTTAAATATGAATTACATTAACCATGAAAGCACCCAACAATCagatactgtaaaataaacaaaaacaactacaaaaaaaaacagacaaataacgTGAATGTGCACCACAAACATGGACTTCACAGAGGGCTGAAAGTtatgatcagttattttttataacaattgtATAAAGCAGACCTGTTCTTAAGCCATGCAAACTAGGGTGTAAGAATGTCCATTAGCATGCAGTGCTGTGTCCTAGTAGGTACCCACTAGCAGAAGCAGGCCAAGGATCATGTTGTGTAGCTTACTGAAGAGCATCTAACAGTTTGGCTACAGCTGCCCCATTTAGATAGAATCCGATATTCCTTTCATTGCACATTAGCATGACTATGAGCAGATCAGTTCTGAGCTGGAAAATCTACTGAACTGCTGTCATATTAGAGTAAGATGATTCTGCCATCTAAATTGGGTTTCCAAATGTTGCTCTGTCTGTAAAAGACAGCATCTTGGTTTTGGCAAGCAAATGCATGACTGAGAAGCAAGCAGCAAAGTTTCATGGACAACAGCACTACTCGCTGGCAGCAGCATGTTCTCAAATTAGAAACCAGTCAGAAAAACATGGTTTTTAGTAGATACTGAATACATTTTAGCAGCGGTGTACCACACTGAcagtaatgttacattaaatatGCTTTGTGTCTGAAACTAAACCAACTCCTAGAATGCAGTTGTGTTTAGAGACCTAATTAACAGGTCTGAACAGGGTGCCCAGGCTGGGTATTTTACATGGCCTCTTCAGTTGGTGCTTTCCGTTGCCGGGCAGTTTTGGGTCTGTGGCGGGGCGTTGGAGGAGACTCACGCTCAGCCTCCATTTCGGTTGGTTCAGTGTCTCCCTCCTGGGACCCGGTGTCTCCCACCAGCTCCCGCAGGAATTTAAATTTTGACAGGAACAGCTGCCACACAACGTACCAccctggagagagagaaaaaaaaaagagtgaaacaAAGCTTTTAATGTTTCTTACTGTGAcataacttaaataaatgaccaacaaaataattatataccgtTCTGTACCAGTGGCGGCTGATGACTTCTAAGTCAGAAGAGGCACAACTACAAACACGTTGTTTCATCaatctgccatgcaaaaaaaggAGCTTCATTAATTTCTTTCTTGATCTCTTCTAGCACAGTAAAGGACATGGATAAAATCAAGTCATTTTGTATGGTTTTTGACATCCTAGTGAACATGGTTTCTTGTTCAATGTGAGCAGCAAGTAATTCGTCAAACCGAGCAATTATTTCCCTGTAGTTCCCCGTTATGTGAAAACTAGCGTTTCACCGTGACAACGGAATGCTAGTCCCTGCCGAGCTAGATATGATGTGACTATTTATAGATTTGCTtccatattttttaaatcagtaaagcCATACTTTCTCCATGTTAGCAAACTACCAGTTACTGAAAAGTAAACAAGGCCCGCAAGATGGTTATTAGCAGTACCCCCGGTCAGCCAATTCACTCTCTCATACCAGCCCCTCTGAAATGACCTGTTCTTGTTAGAATTTCTTCCATTTTTGGTAGTAGCGtcgtgtggcagggcagaagccctgctgctgtaaatagtgtgtgggggaatgtaaggttggcagggatggggttaaatctgttactgccagcaatcacaggaatggccattccccaattaggtaattgagtgctaacttgggagtggccacatgtataaaggGGAAGGAGAACTCCTTTGTCTGGTGGTGGGTTTGGCAAGTGTGTACCCTGTGTGTTTTTGACAGACCCCAGTTGAGGCAAAAAAAATCCAGACTTATACTGCATGCTCATGTCACTAATTTCTTTAACTGTATTTCCTTACTGATTTGTAAAGATTGTGCATGCATTCCTGTacaaaacacctgtacatcagcagctgAATTCAGGTTATATAGAGAGAGTGTGGGGAAaaaggcagaagctatttttatattttaataactccAAGTATTGCGtgttatagttgtactcttagttacttaaatttactagcaaatgtgttccaaactgcactgaaagggacatttccttaaagtacagTTTGTTATAAATTTGTTAAGGTGTGGTGGTGTCAAGAGGAACCTTTTATGCATCTTGAATATAGTGAACCAtccacccctgttaatcactaattgattgattgtgttcactgttaaaaaGAGCAAAATTCTACGTGAACCCAAGCTGTTCTTGTGTGACTATGTGtcactgtatttattacagtaaattaTGTTTGTGTGATTACTGCAGCAGATACCGAGAGCAGAAACATGAAATGATAATACCCACTCTGTAAAAGAAGGCAGATTAGTACGATGATGTGCTTTTCAAATCTATTACATTGCAACTGTATTTAATTTCAAGTGATCAGCCTATTCCCACTGTAACCAAGAAGACGTAACCATACTTTTGCTGCTCACGTTTGGAAACTGTTACAGTTGTATACTTTTATAAGTGATCAACCAGTTTAGTGCATGAATAAAAGACACGACTATAAATAAATGCCTTTTTGTCTTAAGCAACTGAAGCACACATTTGTAAGTGAATTAGGTCCCATTATGACAGCTTACTTACCAAAAAGCATGAACAGCAAGACACATACCAGGGTGGCAATAATAACGAAGAAGGTCAGACCAATGCTCTGCCACATTCTTTACCAGCAATGTACACCTTTCTCTTCTTCTATTTATGTTTTACAGAAGATCCATTGATGTTCTGACAGAGAGGTCCCAGTGGCTACCTTTCAGGCATATAACAGTAAGATACTGCGCCGACCGTTTAgtctaaacaaaaactaaacagcagGAATTATGGATATATTGCTGACACGAACAAAACCGGTTTAAATAAAATGCCGAGGACGAAGTAATGAGAGACTTCTCATTAAAAGtattacacattaaaaacatacatacatacagaaacaCATCCTTTACTACATAAAGACAGTACGTCAGTTTACagtctgtactttaaaaaaaaaaaaaaaaaaaaaaaaaaaagactggaaacGCAGTGCACAACAGAGCATGTGCCCTTTTTCGCGCGGTAGCTTCTGGGGTTTGTAGTCCACGTTATGGAGCGTTACTATCAACATGAAGCTATAAACTAAGGTAGTTTTTCCAGGACCCATTGCTAAATCTAACAGAGTTCAAAGAGGTGCTACGAAATTGTCAAGGAGGAGTTTGCCTGTATGTGATTGAAGGAAATAACGCTCATGGACTggactattttaaatgattttaaggCTCTGACTAGGCAGACTATTAGTTAAGGGTtgaatgaagtaattgagagcagctcGGTTGGAACAGAAACCAGCAAGCACAGAGTACACTGGGTTCTCCAAGACCAGGGTTCAAATCCACCAAGTTATATAATAGTGGTAACTTTTACAAGCTCCTTTTCTGTGTTATTCGCAGCCAATATGCCTATGCCCTCACGCAGCTTCTGGTCACATGGTTTATGCCAGTTCCGGTTTCCTGTGCCTCTGCTTGTTTGAACGGATTGTGTGGAGTTCGCTGCGTTTTTGCTttcttatttaaaagtaaaacaatgtgTGATGATGCTGTCAATATTGATATGTCAGAGAAGTTACAGTCCCGCCTAGAAAAGTTAGAGGAGTTGACAGAATTCACAGATAACTGCCAGAAAAAGCTAGACGGTCTGTTTGCGGCATTTGGGTGGAGCCCTGACACTGATGGCAGCATCGCTCAGGTAGGGTATATGTAACTgttcttgtatttatttctgctttcTCAGCAATCAAACCGTGTTGATTTGTGTGTCAGAAACCTGCTTGCCCCTGTGTCACTTGTGAGGTCCAAGACATGGACAAATtaatagtatgtttctgtattatttttttttccagtttgagCCCACTACTGTTTGTCCATATGATTTCCATCATGTAATCCCAAAGCAATCCTTGGAAAAGCACGTGGCCTTCTGTCGATTGAATAAACTGGGATATTCCAAAGAGGAGCAGGTAATAAAAACGATTAACTGAAATGCATTGCACTGGGTGTTTCACAAACATCTTTTGGCGGCCTCCAGCACTTACTGGTGGCCGCACTGCTGTTTCCctgaaaatacaaattatttaaaaaataaagaaaatggagACACAAGTGTTTCTCCACTGTATCTTAATTCCAGTCTCTTCTAATAATAAACtggagacctttttttttttaaaattaatattattgcTCGGACAACAGGTCAAATTTAATGGTTTAGTCAATCATTTATATAAACGAATagtacatttatgtatttaagttaaatacaaaaactgCTTTCAGTTTCCTGTGATCACATGCTGTACAATTCCCAGCTAaaattgtaggtttttttttttccttgtattttaGGCAGAAACAatgtcacgttttttttttaatcctgctaTTGTAGTTTCTTctcaataaacaaagtggcaaagcCAGATTTTCATTAAGTAATAGCATTGTAGGggtttacttatgcctttttGTTAAAGGTGTACACATAAGTGAAAACTGTGTTATACTCTAGTCAGCAGGATCACAGTAAAACCTTTATCACTATATGGTATAGGTAACATTTACCTTGCAAattgggccagtgtttgaaaagcgtgaagcacacctgCTGCACTTggccaaatctgaagcagcactttgttgatcctgtatgttaatcccacacatcacttgccattttagaaactgagGCAAATTCTGTCAAGGTGGTAAactggtgcaaggcaaaacacattGATACATGTTTCTAATATCTATTAACAATGTGGCAGACACAGAATTCGATTTATGCCTTCTAATTCATGTGCAAACATGTTTGTTCGAACATGCAAATAGTTTCTTCTCACTAAAGACTTAGCtagttgatcaaccaatgagcacagACACAAAGCAGAAAAGGGAGAGATTTGACACAGGCCACACAATCCTGCTGCTGGCTGCATTTGTTAATTGTTGATCTATGCAGGGGTCTGCCACCCTGATCCTGGAGAACTGTGGCTGCTGggtttcgtttcaaccaatctccaagttacttaattgaaccaattattggcataattagtcaagattaacaggtgttccagatctttagccactgataaaaacctgctggataggggctctccagggttggagacccctgatctagtgGGAGGGGTTATTCTCTTACTTAAGTTCAATTTTGTGCttttctaaattggagagtatATTAACATCTAGTTCTGTTCCCTCAGGCAGAAATGTATGATCCGTCTGTTTTCTATGACAAGGCAAACATACCCACCATGACTATTGGTGagtgtttttttcagtatttaattgTGGAAATGAAAATTGAATTTTAACTTTCTTTGCTTTCCATATATGAACATgatttttttggggtggggggttggtTTACAGACAGAAGCTTGCAGAGCCAGATAATACTACAAGCAAAAGCCAGTGAAGACGGGAAGCACAATCAAAGTAAGAGCAAAGCTTACTT
This Polyodon spathula isolate WHYD16114869_AA chromosome 3, ASM1765450v1, whole genome shotgun sequence DNA region includes the following protein-coding sequences:
- the LOC121313314 gene encoding small integral membrane protein 13-like translates to MWQSIGLTFFVIIATLVCVLLFMLFGWYVVWQLFLSKFKFLRELVGDTGSQEGDTEPTEMEAERESPPTPRHRPKTARQRKAPTEEAM